Proteins encoded by one window of Drosophila melanogaster chromosome X:
- the CAH3 gene encoding carbonic anhydrase 3, isoform A: MPVQSPIEISNRAIEHIDDVDPLEYHGHWEPVGVARVQNTGTSAMVTFSKRKQQPYIIGGALEQDMYVFEQLHFHWSDCDESGCEHTLEGMKYSMEAHAVHYNSKYKDFTEAKNKPDGLAVVAFFIQACGEKDCPEFKKITEGIRIVQKIHTSASLDSDCLSWIGLQELSKHYYTYKGSLTTAPYFESVTWIIYRTPIYVSRGQVQVFRNLQSCPKDESKKIVNNYREIQRPHKDPEIFFARNTNPKSKL; encoded by the exons ATGCCCGTACAATCCCCAATTGAGATCAGCAACCGTGCCATCGAGCACATTGACGATGTGGATCCACTAGAGTACCATGGCCATTGGGAgccggtgggcgtggcccggGTACAGAACACAGGCACCTCCGCAATGGTCACATTCAGCAAGCGAAAACAACAGCCATACATAATCGGCGGTGCCCTGGAGCAGGACATGTACGTGTTCGAGCAGCTGCACTTCCATTGGTCGGACTGCGATGAATCCGGCTGCGAGCATACACTGGAGGGCATGAAGTACTCAATGGAGGCCCATGCCGTCCACTACAATTCGAAGTACAAGGACTTCACGGAGGCCAAGAACAAGCCCGATGGCCTGGCCGTCGTCGCATTCTTTATTCAGGCCTGCGGCGAGAAGGACTGTCCCGAGTTCAAGAAGATCACCGAGGGCATCCGCATCGTTCAAAAGATCCATACGAGTGCATCGCTGGATTCCG ATTGCCTATCATGGATTGGTCTGCAGGAGCTGAGCAAACATTATTACACGTACAAGGGTTCGCTGACAACGGCGCCGTACTTTGAGAGTGTCACCTGGATCATATACCGCACCCCCATCTATGTGTCTCGCGGCCAG GTTCAGGTGTTTCGCAATTTGCAATCGTGTCCCAAAGATGAGTCCAAAAAGATAGTCAACAATTATCGCGAGATCCAGCGTCCGCACAAGGATCCGGAAATCTTCTTTGCGCGCAACACCAATCCAAAGTCCAAGTTATAA